A single region of the Anoplolepis gracilipes chromosome 1, ASM4749672v1, whole genome shotgun sequence genome encodes:
- the LOC140676306 gene encoding serine protease 1: protein MSPKTIVFLLFLVAALAKSSHLDLQRRAYKDLSPHIIGGSEAPKASYPYIVSLQYGHIGYDTMHFCAGSIFNSQWIITAAHCLNQIPINNFIVKAGKRNIKIVESTEQTVEVEQAFVHEKYSTRNFGNDIGLIKLKTPLNFTKEIQPIELPQAESEPTGVAYLCGWGYVLSNYFKNLEMPDKLQDIKLYYINRDVCDAAVTNLTGFSGSVGETNICTGPITGGISGCNGDSGGPLISRYGEKPVLTGIASWIIAPCGTYGSPTVYTKVSKFNAWIKQKIATHTTRLYRYIN, encoded by the exons GTGGCGGCTCTTGCAA agagCTCTCATCTCGATCTCCAAAGAAGGGCATACAAAGACTTGTCGCCCCATATAATCGGAGGTAGCGAGGCTCCTAAAGCAAGTTATCCGTACATAGTTTCCCTTCAATATGGACATATAGGCTACGATACAATGCATTTCTGCGCTGGATCCATTTTTAATAGTCAATGGATCATAACCGCAGCACACTGTCTTAATCAAATTccaattaacaattttattgtcaAAGCTGGAAAACGCAACATTAAAATTGTCGAAAGCACCGAACAAACAGTTGAAGTTGAACAAGCTTTtgtacatgaaaaatattcgaCCAGAAA TTTTGGAAATGACATTGGTTTGATCAAACTTAAAACtccattaaattttacaaaagaaatacaaCCGATTGAATTGCCTCAAGCAGAAAGTGAACCAACTGGAGTTGCATACCTTTGCGGATGGGGCTATGTTTTATCAaactatttcaaaaatttagaaatgcCAGATAAACTTcaggatattaaattatattacattaatcgTGATGTCTGCGACGCAGCTGTAACAAATCTTACAGGATTTTCTGGTAGCGTTGGCGAAACTAATATTTGCACTGGACCAATAACCGGTGGAATCTCTGGATGCAac GGTGATTCTGGTGGTCCACTAATCTCGCGTTACGGAGAGAAGCCGGTGCTCACTGGAATTGCATCTTGGATTATTGCGCCATGTGGTACATACGGTTCACCAACTGTGTATACTAAGGTATCCAAGTTCAACGCATGGATTAAACAAAAGATTGCAACTCACACAACGCgtttatatcgatatatcaaTTAA
- the LOC140676301 gene encoding LOW QUALITY PROTEIN: carboxypeptidase B (The sequence of the model RefSeq protein was modified relative to this genomic sequence to represent the inferred CDS: deleted 1 base in 1 codon) — protein sequence MYFLLLKTVLVKMNNDGLLRIKCAKWMTLMMMAIIVFVVDASILERKTRDFIDHNTSEGKEPKNLADKRISYEGDQVWRIHKANSSVDELVQRYDEYGSYSIWSNNVSITDVFVQNNMVENIGSLFRSYGIKYDVLIDDVEEAIKEENPPLSPEAEEELEGRKGHRMEWTTYHRLADIYGYLNYLAETYPDFCSVQTIGNSIEGRPLKVLRISNGKQNAPAIWVDGGIHAREWISPASVTYIIDYLVENSENLEIDYYIMPVINPDGYEHTHTVDRLWRKNRRKGGYAGCSGVDLNRNFGYRWGGKGTSKDICRDTYSGTKPFSEPETDAIRNFFEISSANFKAYLSFHSYGQYILYPWGYDKRLPPDYVELDKVGRTAATAMKKAGGAGSVYTVGNSASTLYPASGGSDDWAKALLKLKYTYTIELRDTGKYGFILPARYIIPTAKEALAAVEVVAEACKTA from the exons ATGTACTTCCTTCTCTTAAAGACAGTTTTGGTG AAGATGAACAACGACGGATTGCTACGAATAAAGTGTGCAAAATGGATGACGTTGATGATGATGGCAATCATCGTCTTTGTCGTCGACGCGTCTATTCTCGAACGTAAAACGAGAGACTTCATAGATCATAATACCAGTGAAGGCAAGGAGCCAAAGAATCTTGCCGACAAAAGAATTTCTTATGAAGGGGATCAAGTATGGAGAATCCACAAAGCTAACAGTTCCGTGGACGAATTGGTGCAACGTTACGATGAATATGGTT caTATTCTATATGGTCTAACAACGTGTCAATCACTGATGtttttgtgcaaaataatatggTTGAGAACATAGGATCTCTATTCCGAAGTTACGGCATCAAATATGACGTTTTGATCGATGATGTAGAAGAAGCGATCAAGGAGGAAAATCCCCCTCTTTCGCCAGAAGCGGAAGAGGAACTCGAAGGACGCAAAG GTCATCGGATGGAATGGACCACGTATCATCGATTGGCTGACATTTATGGTTATTTGAACTATCTGGCAGAAACATATCCTGATTTTTGTTCGGTGCAAACAATTGGTAATAGCATCGAAGGCCGACCTCTCAAG GTCTTAAGAATTAGCAACGGTAAGCAAAACGCACCTGCTATTTGGGTGGATGGTGGAATTCATGCCCGCGAATGGATATCGCCGGCGTCTGTGACgtatattatcgattatttggTGGAAAACAGTGAAAATCTGGAAATTGATTATTACATCATGCCGGTAATTAATCCCGATGGATATGAACATACCCATACCGTCGATCGTTTATGGAGAAAAAATAGGAGGAAAGGTGGTTACGCCGGATGTTCTGGGGTAGATCTAAACCGAAATTTTGGTTATCGCTGGGGCGGGAAAGGAACGTCCAAAGATATCTGTCGCGATACGTACTCAGGCACTAAACCGTTCTCGGAGCCAGAGACCGATGCTATTCGAAACTTTTTTGAGATTAGCTCAGCAAATTTCAAG gCGTATCTTTCTTTCCATTCATACggacaatatatattgtatccaTGGGGCTATGATAAACGTTTACCACCCGATTATGTCGAACTCGACAAAGTTGGTCGCACAGCAGCGACAGCCATGAAAAAAGCAGGGGGTGCTGGCAGCGTATATACCGTCGGTAATAGTGCATCAACGTTGTATCCAGCTTCTGGTGGATCTGACGACTGGGCAAAGGCTTTGCTTAAGCttaaatatacgtatacgaTCGAATTGCGTGATACAGGCAAATATGGGTTTATTTTGCCCGCTCGTTATATTATTCCTACTGCAAAAGAAGCGCTTGCAGCGGTGGAAGTAGTTGCGGAGGCTTGCAAAACggcataa
- the LOC140676312 gene encoding uncharacterized protein isoform X2, producing the protein MKCLLMIVILVTAALTIKAETFKVTNEVYFDITIDNHPVGRIIIGLFGDIAPKTVKNFITLATTGTAGKKYMGTKFHRVIKKFMIQGGDVENGDGTGSISIYGKYFDDETFEVKHSGPLFVSMANAGKNTNGCQFFITTIATPWLDDHHTVFGKVISGEDVVFKIEQTKTDSDDVPLVPVVIYDSGTLPTETYFYTSSDTPYDVWAWIKATCVPLGFSFSILAVFHYMMKQLNI; encoded by the exons ATGAAGTGCCTGTTGATGATCGTTATCCTCGTAACTGCTGCCTTGACCATCAAG GCAGAAACATTTAAAGTCACCAATGAAGTTTACTTCGATATTACGATTGACAACCATCCAGTTGGAAGAATTATTATTGGCTTATTCGGCGATATCGCGCCGAAAACGGTAAAAAACTTTATCACTCTTGCTACCACCGGCACAGCTGGAAAAAAGTATATGGGGACCAAATTTCATCGCGTGATAAAGAAGTTTATGATACAAG GTGGCGACGTCGAAAACGGCGACGGTACTGGCTCCATCAGTATTTACggcaaatattttgatgatgAGACCTTTGAGGTGAAGCATAGCGGACCGTTGTTTGTCAGCATGGCGAATGCTGGAAAGAACACCAATGGCTGTCAGTTTTTCATCACCACTATAGCAACACCTTGGCTAGATGATCACCACACAGTGTTTGGAAAG GTGATCAGCGGCGAAGATGTGGTTTTCAAAATCGAGCAGACAAAAACGGATAGCGATGATGTGCCTTTGGTGCCTGTAGTAATTTACGACAGTGGAACCCTTCCAAcagaaacttatttttatacatcatCAGACACTCCTTACGA TGTATGGGCGTGGATCAAAGCAACTTGCGTACCATTGGGATTCAGCTTCTCAATACTCGCAGTATTCCATTACATGATGAAACAGCTGAATATTTAA
- the LOC140676312 gene encoding peptidyl-prolyl cis-trans isomerase, rhodopsin-specific isozyme isoform X1 has product MKCLLMIVILVTAALTIKVPFAAETFKVTNEVYFDITIDNHPVGRIIIGLFGDIAPKTVKNFITLATTGTAGKKYMGTKFHRVIKKFMIQGGDVENGDGTGSISIYGKYFDDETFEVKHSGPLFVSMANAGKNTNGCQFFITTIATPWLDDHHTVFGKVISGEDVVFKIEQTKTDSDDVPLVPVVIYDSGTLPTETYFYTSSDTPYE; this is encoded by the exons ATGAAGTGCCTGTTGATGATCGTTATCCTCGTAACTGCTGCCTTGACCATCAAGGTACCGTTTGCT GCAGAAACATTTAAAGTCACCAATGAAGTTTACTTCGATATTACGATTGACAACCATCCAGTTGGAAGAATTATTATTGGCTTATTCGGCGATATCGCGCCGAAAACGGTAAAAAACTTTATCACTCTTGCTACCACCGGCACAGCTGGAAAAAAGTATATGGGGACCAAATTTCATCGCGTGATAAAGAAGTTTATGATACAAG GTGGCGACGTCGAAAACGGCGACGGTACTGGCTCCATCAGTATTTACggcaaatattttgatgatgAGACCTTTGAGGTGAAGCATAGCGGACCGTTGTTTGTCAGCATGGCGAATGCTGGAAAGAACACCAATGGCTGTCAGTTTTTCATCACCACTATAGCAACACCTTGGCTAGATGATCACCACACAGTGTTTGGAAAG GTGATCAGCGGCGAAGATGTGGTTTTCAAAATCGAGCAGACAAAAACGGATAGCGATGATGTGCCTTTGGTGCCTGTAGTAATTTACGACAGTGGAACCCTTCCAAcagaaacttatttttatacatcatCAGACACTCCTTACGAGTAA